A portion of the Acidihalobacter yilgarnensis genome contains these proteins:
- a CDS encoding 3-hydroxybutyrate oligomer hydrolase family protein: MVPASLAAGRPLIKSLLCLYALSTESTDEDAPSRVLRTGIEAAAVSLPHEDLPLWLVHGDDDGLVPVAFSSLPYVDWLRTQGRQPVLWRIPHVQHFDALLGWPALAARYLPMLAYAYAALDALWTRIGEREPMAGGTVTLPSRVRGAAALTPAHLGLDAVNDKQHLQ; the protein is encoded by the coding sequence GTGGTCCCCGCGAGCTTGGCGGCTGGACGGCCTCTCATCAAGTCGCTGCTTTGCCTATATGCCTTGTCTACCGAATCTACCGACGAGGATGCCCCGTCACGCGTACTGCGCACAGGTATTGAGGCAGCAGCCGTCTCCTTGCCACACGAAGACCTACCTCTCTGGCTGGTGCATGGCGATGACGATGGATTGGTTCCTGTCGCGTTCAGTAGCCTCCCGTATGTCGACTGGCTACGCACCCAGGGGCGCCAGCCGGTGCTCTGGCGGATCCCGCATGTGCAGCACTTCGACGCCCTACTCGGTTGGCCGGCGCTGGCCGCACGTTATCTGCCGATGCTGGCCTACGCCTATGCCGCGCTGGACGCCCTGTGGACGCGGATTGGTGAACGGGAGCCTATGGCAGGCGGCACCGTCACCCTGCCCTCTCGTGTGCGCGGTGCAGCGGCGCTTACCCCTGCACACCTCGGACTGGATGCCGTGAACGACAAGCAACACTTGCAGTAG
- a CDS encoding replication-associated recombination protein A — translation MPDLFDSAPDDHRPLADRMRPDGLESFIGQRHLLTPGKPLWRAIAEGRLHSMVLWGPPGTGKTTLARLLAREGGAQFLSLSAVLSGVKDIREAVAQARAVREAAQRATVLFVDEVHRFNKAQQDAFLPHVEDGTVFFVGATTENPSFELNNALLSRVRTYVLKALEADDIHDVLSQALSDEQRGLGGHGLSASEQALSLLVAAADGDARRALNLLELAADLASAEAQGGRIDETIVREAASQSLRRFDKGGEYFYDQISALHKSVRGSNPDGALYWFCRMIDGGCDPLYIARRLVRMASEDIGNADPRALEMTLSAWDTYERLGTPEGELALAHAVIYLAAVPKSNAVYMAYKAAMASVRGHGTLEVPLHLRNAPTGLMRSLDYGKDYRYAHDEAGAYAAGERYFPDGMPEERYYEPSDRGLESRIKARLDELRTRDHAARSKQGG, via the coding sequence ATGCCCGATCTGTTCGACAGTGCACCAGACGATCATCGGCCCCTAGCTGACCGCATGCGGCCGGATGGTCTGGAATCGTTTATTGGCCAACGGCACTTGCTGACGCCGGGCAAACCGTTATGGCGGGCGATAGCCGAGGGAAGATTGCATTCGATGGTCCTTTGGGGGCCGCCGGGGACCGGAAAAACCACCCTGGCAAGATTGCTCGCCAGGGAAGGTGGCGCCCAGTTTCTAAGCCTTTCCGCCGTCTTATCCGGGGTCAAGGATATCCGAGAAGCCGTGGCCCAGGCGCGTGCAGTACGTGAAGCTGCGCAGCGCGCGACTGTGTTATTCGTCGATGAGGTCCACCGCTTCAACAAGGCGCAACAGGATGCCTTTTTGCCTCACGTCGAGGATGGTACGGTGTTTTTCGTGGGGGCAACCACCGAAAATCCTTCCTTCGAGCTGAATAACGCACTGCTGTCGCGTGTGCGCACCTACGTGCTCAAGGCACTTGAGGCCGATGACATCCACGATGTACTCAGTCAAGCACTGTCCGATGAGCAGCGTGGACTCGGTGGGCATGGGCTGTCAGCCTCTGAGCAGGCATTGTCGTTGCTTGTGGCTGCGGCAGACGGCGATGCGCGGCGCGCGCTGAACCTGCTTGAATTGGCTGCTGATCTAGCCAGCGCAGAGGCGCAGGGCGGCCGAATTGATGAAACCATCGTGCGTGAGGCCGCCAGCCAGTCGCTACGTCGCTTCGACAAGGGAGGCGAGTATTTTTACGACCAGATCTCAGCTCTGCACAAATCGGTAAGAGGGTCGAATCCAGACGGTGCCTTGTACTGGTTCTGCCGAATGATCGATGGTGGCTGCGACCCTTTGTACATCGCGCGACGGCTGGTACGCATGGCCAGTGAAGATATTGGCAACGCAGATCCGCGTGCATTGGAAATGACCCTCAGCGCCTGGGACACCTACGAACGCCTCGGCACACCGGAAGGCGAACTCGCCCTCGCTCATGCGGTGATTTACCTTGCCGCCGTGCCCAAGAGCAATGCCGTCTACATGGCTTACAAGGCGGCCATGGCCTCTGTGCGTGGACACGGCACGCTGGAGGTCCCATTACATCTGCGTAACGCGCCCACCGGGTTAATGCGTTCGTTGGACTATGGCAAAGACTATCGTTATGCACATGACGAAGCGGGTGCCTATGCCGCTGGCGAACGTTATTTTCCCGATGGCATGCCCGAGGAACGCTATTACGAGCCCAGCGACCGCGGTCTTGAGTCGCGTATCAAGGCACGGCTCGATGAGCTGCGCACACGTGACCATGCCGCACGTAGCAAGCAGGGGGGGTAA
- a CDS encoding CsiV family protein: MKTSALHRLFAFGLVTCATLASATAWAATVPAQNRYRVEMILFAINDPDNFTQEQWPQNLPAPDMDQAVDVFNGQQASGFVALPASDYALDDAAKRLQASGRYTVLAHVAWEQPGLSIKQAIPVAITAGRDYAPLYPALTAPRYVIQGGQSVEIPSPQHLYRLSGTIKVVLSRYLHVYTNLILNIPSQPLIGSSGQTRQIEDTAVIDNPSAQPTPGGSLTAVHIIEHRRTRSRVLNYVDQPLLGILFEIWPVGNSR; encoded by the coding sequence ATGAAGACATCCGCCCTGCATCGTTTGTTCGCCTTTGGCCTTGTGACTTGCGCCACCTTAGCGTCGGCTACGGCCTGGGCCGCGACCGTCCCGGCGCAAAATCGTTACCGCGTCGAAATGATTCTTTTCGCGATCAACGATCCCGATAACTTCACCCAGGAGCAATGGCCGCAAAATCTGCCTGCACCCGACATGGATCAGGCCGTCGACGTGTTTAACGGCCAGCAGGCCTCAGGCTTCGTCGCGTTGCCGGCCAGTGATTATGCGTTGGACGACGCAGCAAAACGGTTGCAGGCCAGCGGACGATATACCGTACTTGCGCACGTGGCCTGGGAGCAGCCGGGGTTGTCCATCAAGCAAGCCATTCCCGTTGCGATCACTGCTGGCCGTGATTACGCACCCTTGTATCCCGCATTGACCGCGCCGCGATATGTTATTCAGGGCGGGCAATCGGTGGAAATACCGTCACCTCAACACCTATATCGCCTGTCCGGCACCATCAAGGTCGTGCTTAGCCGCTACTTGCATGTATATACGAATTTGATCCTGAACATACCGAGCCAGCCACTGATCGGGTCCAGCGGACAAACGCGGCAGATCGAGGATACCGCCGTAATCGACAACCCATCCGCTCAACCCACGCCTGGCGGCAGCCTCACGGCCGTACATATCATTGAACACCGCCGTACGCGGAGTCGCGTGCTCAACTACGTCGATCAACCTCTGCTTGGCATTCTTTTCGAGATATGGCCCGTGGGCAATAGTCGTTAA